Below is a genomic region from Microbacterium esteraromaticum.
GCCTACGGGCGCCCGCCTGGCCGGGCGCCGTGTGGAGCCTGAGCAGGGCATCCCGTGAAACGATGGATGCTGCATCGCGATGACACCGCATTCCGGTGACACCGCGTTTCCGATGACCGCGGGAGGAGAACAGGTGAGCGCCATCGCCGTCCCGCCGGTGACCGTCATCGTCCCCACGTTCAACGAGCGCGACAACGTGGCCGAGCTCGTCGCGCGCACCTCGGCCGCGCTCGCCGGGGTCACGGCCGAGATCCTGTTCGTCGACGACAGCGGCGACGGCACGATCGACGAGATCGCCCGGGTCGGGGCATCCGCGACCATCCCCGTGCGGGGCATCCACCGCGACCACAACGCAGGCGGCCTCAGCGGCGCGGTCGCGCTGGGTCTCGCCGAGGCGGCGCATGACGTCTGCATCGTGATGGACGGCGATCTGCAGCATCCGCCGGAGCTTCTGCCCGACATGCTCCGCCGATACGCCGAGGGCGGCGCCGACATCGTCGCGGCCTCGCGCTACATCGGCGGAGGGGACTCCGCCGGCCTCGGCACAGCCGTGCGGTACGGGGTCTCGAAGGCGGCGACGGTCGTCACCAAGGCGATGTTCCTGCGGCGCCTGTGGCGCAGCACCGACCCGATGAGCGGATTCTTCCTCGTCGACCGCACCCGCATCGACCTCGACGAGCTGCATCCGCAGGGCTTCAAGATCCTGCTCGAGATCCTCGTGCGCGGTGGCGAGCGCCGCGAGCTGCGCATCGCCGAGGTGCCGATGGAGTTCGACCGGCGCCGGCACGGCGACTCCAAGGCGAGCCTGCGTCAGGGAGTGACCTTCCTCGCGCATCTGGCGCGTCTGCGCTTCGGCAAGATGGGGCGGTTCGCCCTGATCGGCGGCATCGGCGCGCTGGCGAACATCGGCATCATGTGGGCGCTCACCCATCTCGGTGTCGACTATCTGCTCGCGGCGATCGTCGGCGCCGCAGTCACCATCGTCGGCAATTTCGTGCTGCAGGAGCTGTTCGTCTTCCGCGACGATCGCGAGGACGCATCGCGGCTGTGGGTGCGTTTCGCGGCATCCGTGTCGTTCAACTCGGCAGAGGCGGCGCTGCGCATCCCCCTCATGGCCCTGATGGTCGAGACATGGCACATCTCCAGCGTGATCGCCACGGCGATCTCGCTGGTGGTCGCCTTCCTCGCGCGGTTCCTGTTCCACGCCCTGGTCGTGTACGCACCGCGGCGGCGAGCGGATGCCGACGAGCCGCCCACCGACACCGCGGCTCTGCGGATCATGCGGGCGATCGACGCAGAGGCGATGCGACCAGGCGAGCTCTGAGCCTCAGACGGACTCAGGCTGCTCTTCGTGCGGCTCCTCCTGGTGGCCGACGCTGCGGGCTTCGAGGTACGAGCACAGCTCGGCGGCGACCGCGAGCTCGCTGGCGAGGGCGTGCAGCTGGTGGCTGTCGAGCACTGTGTTCTCGTCGTTGGGCTCGAGCGTGACGCTCCAGCCCTCGCCGCCTATGCTGATCGGCTGCATGAAGATGCTCACCGACGAGTTCTTCACCGGAACGATGACGAGGCCGGTGTCCGAGCCGTCGGAGCCGTCCTGGATGATCACACGGATGAGGTCGCCGGCCTCCCGGGCCGATCGGAACTCGTCGAGCCACGCCTCAAGCGTCGCTTTACTCCGAAAAGTCACTGATGTCCTCCGTCACTGCGATTCGGCGGCCTGCTCAGCCGCATGAATCCCTTCCCCTCTCCTATCATGACTGATGCGGGCGCGGCAGGCGGTCGCTGAAGGGGCGGGCGTGACGAAGCTGCAGGCAGACGGGTACTGGTACGACGAGCGTGGCGAGGGCGAGCGCGCGAGAGAGGTCCTCGAGGCGCTTCGCGTGTACCGCGCGGCCGAGCGGGCGATGCGTCGCCGAACCCGCGACGAGATGTCGATGGGCGAGAACGAGCTGCTCGCGCTGCGCTTCCTCTTCCGCCAGCCCGAACGCAGCGCATCGCCGGCCTCTCTCACCGCCTACCTCGCGATCTCGCCGGCGGCGACCGCCGTGCTGATCGATCGGCTCGAGCGCTCCGGCCACCTGGAGCGACCGGCGAACGGCGGCGGTGCGGTCGTGCGGGCCACGGCGCATGCCGATGAGGACGTGCGGCACACGCTCAGCGGCATGCACGAGCGCATGTACGCCGTCGCGGCGGGGATGGACGTTCAGGCTCAGGCCAACGTGACGGCGTTCCTCCGGGCGATGGCCGACGCGGTCGACGATGTGGGGGCGGTGCCCCAGGGCGACGGCTGAACGCACGGCCGAGGGCTGAAGGGGACACGCCGGGGGTCGATCTCCCGCTCGGCGCGCGTGATGAGGCGATCGTGCTCTACCCTGGGCCGGTGAAAGACAACGCCAAGGGGACGCGTTTCGCGCTCGAGCGCATGGTTCATCGCGATCCACGCGAGCCGCATCGCGCCGCGAGCTCGCTCGAGCTGTTCTTCGATCTGGTCTTCGTCATCTCGGTGAGCACCGCATCGAGCGAGCTGCACCACGCGCTGTCCGCAGGGCACGCGGGGTCTGGCATCGTCTCGTATCTGATGGTGTTCTTCGCCATCTGGTGGGCGTGGATGAACTTCACCTGGTTCGCCTCGTCGTTCGACGTCGACGACTGGTTCTACCGGGTCACCACGATCGTGCAGATGGCCGGCGTGATCGTGCTGGCTGCGGGCATCGGACCGGTCTTCGAAGACGAGCACCGCGACTTCACCGTCGTCGTCATCGCGTACGTCGTGATGCGTCTGGCGATGATCGTGCAGTGGCTGCGCGCCGCGCGCCAGGATGCGACTCTGCGTCGTACTGCCCTCGCGTATGCGATCGGGATCGCCGTCGTGCAGGTGCTGTGGATCGGGTTCCTGTTCATTCCGGATGCCGCGACGCTGCCGGTCTTCATCGTGCTGATGCTCGCCGAGCTGGCCGTTCCGGTCGTCGCGGAGCGACAGGGCACGACGCCCTGGCATCCGCATCACATCACCGAGCGCTACAGCCTGTTCACCCTGATCGTGCTCGGCGAGAGCCTCCTGGCCTCGGCGACCGCGATCATCGGGGCGCGCGAGGAGGTCGACACGATCGGGCCGCTGGTCTGGGTCGCGGCGGTCACCCTGGTCTCAGCGGCGGCGATGTGGTGGATCTACTTCTGGCCGCCCCACCATCGCGCGATCTCGGATCGCTCATCGTTCGCGTACGGGTACGCGCACTACTTCATCTTCGCCGCGGCGGGAGCGTTCTCTGCGGGCATCGAGGTGTGGATCGACGACCTCACCGGCCACACCCAGCTGCCGCCGATCGCCGTCTCGTTCGCCACCAGCGTGCCGATCGCGGTGTTCCTCATCGGCATCTGGCTTGTCGCGATCCGAAGCAACGCCGACCGCGTGGTGAACACGGTCGTGCCGCTCGGCGCGCTGCTCGTGCTGCTCGATCCGGTGCTGCCCGTGCCCGTGACTCTCACCGCCCTGATCCTCATCGCGATCGTGACGGTGCTCGTGCTGCGTCGTCCACTGCCTGAGGAAGCCTCCCGCGGCTGACCCGTTCCGCGCCGTCGTTGTCAACCCCATTCTCGGTGCTTCTGCGCGTGGGGATCCTGGAGTGCAGGCGGGCCGTACGGCCCCGCCACCTACGAAGGGAGCAAGTGATGACCATCGGCACCGGAGTCGTTCTGTTCGTCATCGGAGCGATCCTCACTTTCGCACTCAACGTCGACGTCGGCTGGGCGGACCTCGACATGGTCGGCTACATCCTCATGGGAGCCGGCGTCGTGGCGTTCCTCGTCGGCCTCGTGCTGATGGCGCGCCGTCGCCGCACCGATGTGGTCACCCGCACCGAGCCCGCGGCAGGGGGCTATGAGACGCGTCGTTCCACGCGTGCGGCCGGAGACGAAGAGGTCTTCTGACCGCGATGACGTCCGCGCCCGGGTCCCGAGTGAGGCCCGGGCGCGGACTCTGTCCGGGCCGCTTCTTCAGGGGACGATGACGAGCTTGCCGCGCGTGTGGCCGCTCTGGCTGGCGCGGAAGGCGTCGGCGACGCGCTCGAGCGGGAAGGTCTCGGCGACCTCGATCCTCAGGAGCTTCCTGTCGGCGAGCTCTGCGAGGCGAGCGGTCTGCGTGCCGTCGGGTCGCACCCAGATGTGCCGCCCGCCGTGTCGGACGACGGACGGATCCGCGATCGACACGTGCGCGCCGCCGTCGGCGAGCACATCGAGGGTGGTCTCGAGCATCCCGCCGACGAAGTCGGCGACGGCGTCGACCGATCCGCCGGCGATCGCGCGGACGCGCTCGCCGAGCCCATCGCCATAGGTCGTCGGCTCGCCGCCCAGCGCCCGCACGTAGTCGTGATTGCGTTCGGATGCCGTGGCGATGACCTTCGCACCGCGGCTCGCGGCGATCTGCACCGCGAAGCCGCCGACGCCTCCGGCGGCTCCGTGGATCAGCACGGTGCGGCCGGTCAGGTCGCCGAGCGCATCGACGGCCCGCAGCGCCGTGCCGCCGGCGAGGGGGAGGGCGCCCGCCTGCTCCCAGGTGAGGGATGCCGGCTTCCGCGCCACCGCGGAGACGGGAACGGCCACGCGCTCGGCGAATGTGCCGGCGCTGACGGAGTCCTTGCGGGCGTACGCCATGACCTCATCGCCGACCTGGAACTCCGGGGTGTCCATGCCGACGGCGGCCACCACTCCTGCGACATCCCAGCCGGGGATCACCGGGAACTGCGTCGGCATGATCGCATCGAGTCCGCCGGCCATCAGCTTCCAGTCGACGGGGTTCACTCCGGCCGCGCGCACCTCGATGAGCACCGATGCCGGAGCGAGCTTGGGCTCGGGCAGATCACGCACCTCGAGGGCGTCGAGATCCTTCGTGAAGCGGTCGTAGACGACGGCGCGCATGGTGCCTCCTGGACAGTGACGGGTGGCATCCACTCTTCCACGCTGAGAGGTGCCCGGCGCCGCCGCCCGCTCACTCACCGCGCGCGCTCTGGCCGCGAGACCTGCCTTCCAGCACGAGACTTGCGCTGCGCACCGCTGTCTCGTGCTGGAACGCAAGTCTCGTCGGATCAGTCGACAGTGATCACGGTGTGCTCGTTCGTGGCGGTGTCGCAGGTGGTGACCCGCCAGACGGCGCGTCCGCTCTCGATGGCCCGCGTCATGTCGATGATCAGCGGGCTCGGCCACGTCTCGCCGGATTCGGTCGCCGCCGCCAGCGCTCCACTGGCGGTGGGCAGCTGCTCGGCCTCGGTGAGGGTCACCTGGTATGTTCTGAGCGTCCGCAGCTCGCGGGTGGTGACGAGGGATTCCCTGCCCGAGCTGGGGTCGTCTATCGGGTCACCCGCCCAGTCCTGCTGAGGTGAGCGGCTGCGCAGCCGCCACGCCCACTCGTCGTCGATGTACACCAGACGCAGTCCGACGAGCTCGCCGTCGACCGCGTCGTTCTCGGAGACCAGCGACTCGAGGAAGTCCGTCGGCCAGCTCAGCTCGGGCGGCATGCAGGTTCCGGGGAAGTCCTCTCCTGGTTCGACTGACAGACCAGATGGCGGCGGCGGAGTGCATCCGCTGACGGCGACGGCGGTCAGCACGGCGATCGCGATGACGGCTCCTCTGCGCATCACAGCCCCTGGCCCGCATCCCACAGGCGCTCGGTGCGGCCGGCGAGCAGCGCGTCGAGCGAGATGGCCTGGGCGTCGGTCAGCGAGGCGACGTAGTCGATGATGCCGCGTCCGCGGCCGAGGGTCTCGACATCGACGGCCGGTGTGCTCAGGCGGCGATGATCGTCGGTGGCCAGCTCGACGAGGTCGATCAGGCGGCGCGGGGCACGGCGAGCGTCGCGCGGGTCGTCGAGCCAGGCCGTGAAGCCCTCGACGAGCCGTTCGAGGACGCTCGCCTGGCCGCGCTGGTAGACGGCGAGGTCGGGTCTCTCGAGGATGAACCTCTCATGCAGGAACTTCAGCACCGCGACCTCGTGCCAGGCCTGGCGGTTGAGACTGACGTGGCCCGACCGGATGTCCGGATGCCTGTGCACCTCGATCGAGGACTGGAGCCGGGCGATCCAGGCGGTGGTGAACCTGGCGAGACCGCGTTCGCTGGCCAGCGAGCCGTCGAAAGGCTCGGCGACGAGACCGTCGATCACCTCGGACGACACCTTCGCGACGGCCTCGCTGAACGCGTCGGGGTCGGCGATCCAGCTGTCCTTGCTCTGCATCCGGCGCCAGAGCAGCTCGAGCGAGTGGCCCGGCGTGCGGGTGTCGGCGGCGAGGGTCGCCTCGTCGGCGGCACGTAGCTGGGCGAGGTCGCGATGCCACGAGCGGAACTCGGCCGACAGGGTCGCCGGGTTGAGCAGTCCGGCCCGGTAGAAGTCGTCGAGGTCGTGCAGCGAGTAGGCGATGTCATCGGAGATGTCCATGATCGAGCACTCGACGCTCTGCTGGCCCTCGACGATCGCCGGATACGCGGACAGCGCCTGCCTGGCATCCGGTTCGTCGATCGCGTAGAAGCTGAACTTGCTCGCGCCGCCGCGCCGCGGCCCGCCCTCGCCGCGGCGCCAGGGATACTTCAGCACCGCCGCGCGGACGGCGGAAGTGAGGTTGAGACCGACGCCGGGGCGGTCGTGCTCGTCGAGACGGGTGAGGATGCGGTAGGTCTGCGCGTTGCCCTCGAATCCCTCCGCGAGTCCGAAGCGGGTGCGGGCGAGGCGGTCGAGCGTCTGCTCGCCGAGGTGGCCGAACGGCGGATGCCCGAGATCGTGGGCTGCCGCTGCGGCCTGCACCACGACCGGGTGCGCCCCGCCGAGTTCTGCGGCGATCCGGCCGGCCTCGTCGCCGCGGGTCTGCAGGTGCGTGGCGATGGCGCGCGCGACGGCGGCCACCTTGATCGAGTGCGTGAGGCGATTGTGCACGGCCAGACCGGCACCCGCCTGCGAGATCACCTGCGTCACCGCGGACAGGCGCGAGTAATAAGGGGAGAACCGGATGCGCTCGACATCGACGCGGAACTGCGGATGCCCCTCCGCCCGCTGGAACTCGTCGAGCGTCTCGGGCAGTCGTCGCGTCTGACGGGGATCATCCGGCTGCTGAGGCATGCAGTCAGTGTGGCACGTGTTCGACCCGTGTCGATTCATGCGCATACGCGCACATTTCCCCTCTCTTCCCGCTCATATGAGCGCAGACGCCATGGATGATTGACAGCCGGCTGAGAGCCTCCGTATGGTGCGGATTGTTCAGGTTTGTTCACAAGGTGGTGGATGAATGATCGCAGTGATCGGCGGCTACGGCCAAGGTCTCAGCATGCGCGTCCCGCGCAGCCCCGAAGCGGGGGAGACGGTGGCAGGCGGGGTGCTGCGCGTCGACCACGGCGGCAAGGGGTCGAATCAGGCCGTCGCCGCCTGCCGGCTCGGCGCTGACGCACGGATCATCACGGCGCTCGGCGACGACGACGCGGCTGCGGCCGCGCGTCAGCTCTGGGCCGACGAGGGCGTCGAGGACCACGCTGTCGAGATCGCCGGGATGTCGACCATGACCGGATTCATCATGGTCGAGCCCTCGGGCGAGAACCGCATCTGCATCGCCGACGGCGCGCTCTCGGCTCTCCATCCCGAGCACATCGACGCACCGCTGTCCGGCATCGGGCCCGGGGATGTCGTGCTGGTCTCGATGGAGATCCCGGCGGATGCCGCCGAGCGGGCGCTGCGGCTCGGCAGAGAGCGCGGCGCGTTCATCATCCTGAATCCCGCGCCCATGTCGGAAGAGGTCCTGCCGCTGCTGCGCCTTGCAGACATCATCACCCCCAACCGGCGCGAGCTCGCCACGATGGCGGCATCCGCCGAGCCGGGCACCGCAGACGAGGTGGCCGGCTGCTGCGCTCGTGCGCGAGAGCGCACTGATTACACGGGAGCGATGCTCGTCACCCTCGGCGCGGATGGCGCGCATCTCGACGACGGAGACGGCGGATCGGCGTCGATCGAACCCGTCGCGGTCACGGATGCCGTCGACACGACCGGCGCGGGAGACGCCTACTCGGCTGCCCTCGCGGTCGCGCTGCACGAAGGTGCCGACGTGCGTCAGGCTGCCCGCTTCGCGGCGGCAGCCGGTGCGCTCGCCGTCACCCGCGATGGCGTGCTGCCCTCGCTCCCGCACCGCGACGCCCTCGACCGACTCATGAACTCAGGAGTGAAGAGCTGATGAACGCACCCGTCGACACCGAGCTGGCATCGCGCATCCAGCACACGCTCATCGCTGCGGGCGTCACCCGAGATCAGATGATCGCTCACGCCCGCGAAGCGATCACCTACGGATTCGCTGCGGCGATGGTGCCCGGCTCGTGGGTCGACGTCGTGGCGCGGGAGCTCGAGGGCACCGCCGTGCAGGTCGCGTCGGCACTCGACTTCCCCACCGTCGGAGTGATGACGACCACCGGCAAGGCCCGCGAGGCCGAGGAGCTGGTGCGGCTCGGCGCGCACCAGATCGACATGGGCGTTCAGATCGGATGGCTCAAGTCGGGTGACTGGGATCGCTTCAGCGCCGACATCCGCGCCGTGGTGGCCGCCGGAGTACCGGTGAAGGTCATGCTCGAGCTGCCGCTGCTCACCCCGCAGGAGCGGGAGACCGCCGTCACGCTCAGCATCGAGGCGGGCGCCGCATACCTGAAGAACGCCAGCAGCGGCGCTGTCGAGATCGCGCATCCCGACAGCATCCGCTTCCTCGTCGAACGGGTTCCCGAGGGCGTCGGCGTGAAGGCGTCGGGCGGGATCACCTCGGCCGAGCAGGCGCGGGCGCTGCTGGACGCCGGTGCGCAGCTGCTGGGAACCAGCGCCGGCATCGGGATCGTGACGTCGGGGTCCGGAGAACAGAGCTACTGATGGTCGCCAACTTCGAGCTGGGGAGGGGAAGCGTCAGCCGCGGCACCGGCGAGACGCTTCACGCGCAGATCGCTGAGGCGGTGCGCTCCCGCATCCAGAGCGGAGAGTGGCCCCCCGGTCACCGGCTGCTGCCCGAACCCGCGCTCGCGCAGGAGATCGGCGTGAGCCGGGGAACCCTGCGCCGCGGCCTGTCCGCCCTGATCGCGGACGGCCTGCTGACGCAGATGCCGGGGCTCGGGACTTTCGTGTCCGGCGCGCCGGGGCCTGCCGAGCCGCAGCTTCTGTCGACCCTCGCCGAAGATGTCGCCGGCCAGGGCGTCGCCCTCACCACCGAGGTGCTCGAGATCGGCTATGCGCTCGCCGGAGAGGACGTCGCTGGCAGCCTCCGCCTGGGCGATGGCGCGCAGGTGTTCCGGCTCGTGCGCGTGCGCCGCACGGCCGACGGACCCATCGCGCTGCTGCACAACTTCGTCACGCCCGCGCTGGCACCCGGCATCGACCAGATCGATTTCGCCCAGGAGAGCCTGTTCGGGGTGCTCGAAGAGCGCTACCGCCTCGTCATCGACAACGCCCGGCGCCGGTTCAGCGCGGTCGCCGCTGACGCCGGCACGGCCATGGCCCTCGGCGTCGAGCCGGGAACCGCGCTGCAGTACTTCGAGCAGCTGACCTTCCTCGACGACGGGCGGCCGATCGAGTACTCGCACGTATGGATCGACTCGCGGCGACTCGACGTCGTCGTCAGCCTCTTTCGACACAAGCAGAGGAGTGCCTCATGACCGTGACACGGGTATGGCTGGACTGCGACACCGGCAGCGACGACGCGGTCGCGATCATGGCGGCCGCGCTGCATCCCGACCTCGACCTCGTGGGCGTCAGCTGCGTCAACGGCAACGTGACGCTCGACCATGTCGTCGACAACACGCTCCGCGTGCTGTCGCACATCGGCGTCGACGTGCCGGTGCACCGCGGCGCCGTGCGACCGCTCATGCGCCCGGACTTCCCGGTGCCGCGTCACATCCTCAACCCCGAGGGCTCGGCGTTCCACGCCGACACCCTGCCTCTTCCCGCATCGCCGCTGAGGGAGTCGCAGACGGGGGCGGCTCAGGCGATCGTCGACGCGTTCATGGCCGACGGAGGCGACGAGATCGTGCTCGTGCCGACAGGACCGCTCACCAACATCGCCCTCGCGCTCGCCATCGAGCCCCGGCTCGCCTCGCGGATCAGCCGGGTCGTGCTCATGGGCGGGGCGAGGGGGCAGGGCAACGTCTCGGGTTCGGCCGAGTTCAACATCTGGGTCGACCCCGAAGCAGCCGAGGCGGTGCTCTCGGCGGGCATCCGGGATGTGCTCATCCTCCCGCTCGACGCGACCCACTCGGCCCCGATCTCTCTCACCGACTGCGAGCGGTACGAGCAGCTGGGGACGCCCGCCGGCCGCGCCTCGGCCGACCTGATCAGGCACCGCATCGTCGGCTACGACGACCGCGAGGACACCGGCGACGCCGCGCCGGTGCACGACGCCCTCTGCCTCGCCGCGATCGTGCGCCCCGAGGTGCTGACCCACGTCGTCGAGGCGGCCGTGCACGTCGAGACCCGAGGAGAGCTGACCATCGGAGCCACCATCGTCGACGACCGACCCTGGCGGGACGAGCCGGCGAACGCACGGTTCGCGCTGGCCGCCGACCGGGCGCTGTTCGCGAGCTTCCTCGCAGAAGCGTTCCAACCGTGACCCACACATAAGAAACCGAATCCACCCAACCGGCTGTATCGCCGTCCCCGGACGGCGGGCCCCTGGGGCCCAACCTCGCGGACGGAACAACCCGCGTCCGCGGAGCAGATGCACGGCAACGCTGCCGAGCATCCATCAATCGCATGAGAAAGGCAAGATCATGACCACTGCTCCTGTTGCGTCTTCACCGAAGAAGCGCCGCTCGGGAAGCTCCTCGCTGCCGACGACGATGATCGTGACGCTCATCCCCGTGTGCGTCGCGCTCAACATCGTGGGCGGCATCATCGCCCACACGCTGAAGCTGCCCGTCTACCTCGACATGATCGGCACCGCGATCTCGGCGATCGTGCTCGGCCCCTGGTGGGGCGTGCTGGTCGGCGTGCTCACCAACTCGGGCGCGTCGCTCATCAACGGGCCGACGAGCCTGCCGTTCATGCTCGTCAACATCGTCGGCGCGCTGCTGTGGGGCTACGGCGTTCGTTCGTGGAAGCTCGGCCGCACGATCCCGCGGTTCTTCCTGCTGAACATCATCGTCGCGGTCGTGTGCACCGTTGTCGCCGCTCCGATCATCGTCCTGGTGTTCGGCGGCGCGACCGGCGCCGGTGCCGACGCGCTCACGGGAACGTTCCTCGCGGTCGGACAGAACCTCGTCGGCTCCGTGCTGTCGTCGAACATCCTGACCTCGCTGGCCGACAAGATCATCGGCGGGTTCGTGGCGCTGGCGATCATCGAAGCACTCCCGAAGTCGCTCACCAACGACATCGACATCATCAAGGCGACGCCGCTCAAGGGCATCCTGATCGCTGTCGCCGGCATCGTCGTCGGCGTGCTCGTCGTCGTCGTGTTCCTCGCGATCAACGCCGGCGGCGGCGCCTGATCCGATCCACCCATCGACCCGGGGGCGACGGTGCCGTCGCCCCCGGCTGGGAGACATCATGACTGAACCCATCGTCAGCTTCCGCAACGTGAGCTACTCGTACCCGAGCGGCGAGGGCCTCGCCCTCGATTCCATCGACCTCGACGTGCAGCCCGGCGAGTACGTCGCCATCCTGGGGCTGAACGGCGCCGGCAAGACCACGCTCGGCCTCTGCGTCAATGGCGTGGTGCCCACCATGCTCGGCGGTGAGCTGCAGGGCACCGTCACCGTCGCCGGCCTCGACGTCGCCGACTACCCCGTCCGTGAGATGGCGAAGGTCGTCGGCATGGTCTTCGACAACCCCGAGTTCCAGATGAGCCAGATGTCGGTGGCCGAGGAGATCGCGCTCGGGCTCGAGAACTCCGGCGTGCCGCACGACGAGATGGTGAGGATCATTCCCGAGACCCTCGCCATCGTCGGGCTGGCCGGCTTCGAGGAGCGATCCCCGCTCGGACTCTCGGGCGGGCAGCAGCAGCGTCTCGCGATCGCCGCGGTGCTCGCCATGCGCCCGCAGATCCTGATCATGGACGAGCCGACCTCCAACCTCGACCCCCTCGGCAAGCAGGAGGTGTTCGACATGGCCGCCAAGCTAAACCGCGACGAGGGAATGACGGTCATCGTCATCGAGCACGAGGTCGAGGTCATGGCGCGCTACGCCGACCGGGTCGTGGTGCTCGACGGCGGCCGGATCGTCATGAACGGCACTCCAGCCGAGATCTTCAGCCGCGTCGATGAACTCGCCGCACTCAAGCTGCGCGTTCCCGAAGCCGC
It encodes:
- a CDS encoding deoxyguanosinetriphosphate triphosphohydrolase family protein, translating into MPQQPDDPRQTRRLPETLDEFQRAEGHPQFRVDVERIRFSPYYSRLSAVTQVISQAGAGLAVHNRLTHSIKVAAVARAIATHLQTRGDEAGRIAAELGGAHPVVVQAAAAAHDLGHPPFGHLGEQTLDRLARTRFGLAEGFEGNAQTYRILTRLDEHDRPGVGLNLTSAVRAAVLKYPWRRGEGGPRRGGASKFSFYAIDEPDARQALSAYPAIVEGQQSVECSIMDISDDIAYSLHDLDDFYRAGLLNPATLSAEFRSWHRDLAQLRAADEATLAADTRTPGHSLELLWRRMQSKDSWIADPDAFSEAVAKVSSEVIDGLVAEPFDGSLASERGLARFTTAWIARLQSSIEVHRHPDIRSGHVSLNRQAWHEVAVLKFLHERFILERPDLAVYQRGQASVLERLVEGFTAWLDDPRDARRAPRRLIDLVELATDDHRRLSTPAVDVETLGRGRGIIDYVASLTDAQAISLDALLAGRTERLWDAGQGL
- a CDS encoding glycosyltransferase; its protein translation is MTAGGEQVSAIAVPPVTVIVPTFNERDNVAELVARTSAALAGVTAEILFVDDSGDGTIDEIARVGASATIPVRGIHRDHNAGGLSGAVALGLAEAAHDVCIVMDGDLQHPPELLPDMLRRYAEGGADIVAASRYIGGGDSAGLGTAVRYGVSKAATVVTKAMFLRRLWRSTDPMSGFFLVDRTRIDLDELHPQGFKILLEILVRGGERRELRIAEVPMEFDRRRHGDSKASLRQGVTFLAHLARLRFGKMGRFALIGGIGALANIGIMWALTHLGVDYLLAAIVGAAVTIVGNFVLQELFVFRDDREDASRLWVRFAASVSFNSAEAALRIPLMALMVETWHISSVIATAISLVVAFLARFLFHALVVYAPRRRADADEPPTDTAALRIMRAIDAEAMRPGEL
- a CDS encoding PfkB family carbohydrate kinase → MIAVIGGYGQGLSMRVPRSPEAGETVAGGVLRVDHGGKGSNQAVAACRLGADARIITALGDDDAAAAARQLWADEGVEDHAVEIAGMSTMTGFIMVEPSGENRICIADGALSALHPEHIDAPLSGIGPGDVVLVSMEIPADAAERALRLGRERGAFIILNPAPMSEEVLPLLRLADIITPNRRELATMAASAEPGTADEVAGCCARARERTDYTGAMLVTLGADGAHLDDGDGGSASIEPVAVTDAVDTTGAGDAYSAALAVALHEGADVRQAARFAAAAGALAVTRDGVLPSLPHRDALDRLMNSGVKS
- a CDS encoding GntR family transcriptional regulator; translated protein: MVANFELGRGSVSRGTGETLHAQIAEAVRSRIQSGEWPPGHRLLPEPALAQEIGVSRGTLRRGLSALIADGLLTQMPGLGTFVSGAPGPAEPQLLSTLAEDVAGQGVALTTEVLEIGYALAGEDVAGSLRLGDGAQVFRLVRVRRTADGPIALLHNFVTPALAPGIDQIDFAQESLFGVLEERYRLVIDNARRRFSAVAADAGTAMALGVEPGTALQYFEQLTFLDDGRPIEYSHVWIDSRRLDVVVSLFRHKQRSAS
- a CDS encoding nucleoside hydrolase; protein product: MTVTRVWLDCDTGSDDAVAIMAAALHPDLDLVGVSCVNGNVTLDHVVDNTLRVLSHIGVDVPVHRGAVRPLMRPDFPVPRHILNPEGSAFHADTLPLPASPLRESQTGAAQAIVDAFMADGGDEIVLVPTGPLTNIALALAIEPRLASRISRVVLMGGARGQGNVSGSAEFNIWVDPEAAEAVLSAGIRDVLILPLDATHSAPISLTDCERYEQLGTPAGRASADLIRHRIVGYDDREDTGDAAPVHDALCLAAIVRPEVLTHVVEAAVHVETRGELTIGATIVDDRPWRDEPANARFALAADRALFASFLAEAFQP
- a CDS encoding low temperature requirement protein A, giving the protein MVHRDPREPHRAASSLELFFDLVFVISVSTASSELHHALSAGHAGSGIVSYLMVFFAIWWAWMNFTWFASSFDVDDWFYRVTTIVQMAGVIVLAAGIGPVFEDEHRDFTVVVIAYVVMRLAMIVQWLRAARQDATLRRTALAYAIGIAVVQVLWIGFLFIPDAATLPVFIVLMLAELAVPVVAERQGTTPWHPHHITERYSLFTLIVLGESLLASATAIIGAREEVDTIGPLVWVAAVTLVSAAAMWWIYFWPPHHRAISDRSSFAYGYAHYFIFAAAGAFSAGIEVWIDDLTGHTQLPPIAVSFATSVPIAVFLIGIWLVAIRSNADRVVNTVVPLGALLVLLDPVLPVPVTLTALILIAIVTVLVLRRPLPEEASRG
- the deoC gene encoding deoxyribose-phosphate aldolase, encoding MNAPVDTELASRIQHTLIAAGVTRDQMIAHAREAITYGFAAAMVPGSWVDVVARELEGTAVQVASALDFPTVGVMTTTGKAREAEELVRLGAHQIDMGVQIGWLKSGDWDRFSADIRAVVAAGVPVKVMLELPLLTPQERETAVTLSIEAGAAYLKNASSGAVEIAHPDSIRFLVERVPEGVGVKASGGITSAEQARALLDAGAQLLGTSAGIGIVTSGSGEQSY
- a CDS encoding MarR family transcriptional regulator, with the translated sequence MTKLQADGYWYDERGEGERAREVLEALRVYRAAERAMRRRTRDEMSMGENELLALRFLFRQPERSASPASLTAYLAISPAATAVLIDRLERSGHLERPANGGGAVVRATAHADEDVRHTLSGMHERMYAVAAGMDVQAQANVTAFLRAMADAVDDVGAVPQGDG
- a CDS encoding DUF6458 family protein, producing the protein MTIGTGVVLFVIGAILTFALNVDVGWADLDMVGYILMGAGVVAFLVGLVLMARRRRTDVVTRTEPAAGGYETRRSTRAAGDEEVF
- a CDS encoding NADP-dependent oxidoreductase yields the protein MRAVVYDRFTKDLDALEVRDLPEPKLAPASVLIEVRAAGVNPVDWKLMAGGLDAIMPTQFPVIPGWDVAGVVAAVGMDTPEFQVGDEVMAYARKDSVSAGTFAERVAVPVSAVARKPASLTWEQAGALPLAGGTALRAVDALGDLTGRTVLIHGAAGGVGGFAVQIAASRGAKVIATASERNHDYVRALGGEPTTYGDGLGERVRAIAGGSVDAVADFVGGMLETTLDVLADGGAHVSIADPSVVRHGGRHIWVRPDGTQTARLAELADRKLLRIEVAETFPLERVADAFRASQSGHTRGKLVIVP